Within Vicia villosa cultivar HV-30 ecotype Madison, WI linkage group LG1, Vvil1.0, whole genome shotgun sequence, the genomic segment GAATAGATCTAATATCATTCAACACCTTTTTTTGGATCCTTATAGAAAGAAAGAGAATAAATTGGAATAGCATTTAGAAAGGAATTAATCAACACCACTCTACCCGCCATATTGAGATGTTTACCTCTCCAAACGGCCAATCTTCTTTTTAACATCATCAATAAATCTTTCCACATTGCAATTTTCCTCAGGTCTCCTCCCACCCCAACTCCAAGAAATTTGAAAGGCAAACATCCCACTTTACACGAAAGGAAAGTGGACGCGGCTTCCATGTACCAATCACCAACGTTAACACCGTAAACAttgcttttataaaaatttatccaTGATCTGGACATCAACTCAAACCCTCTAAAAATAGATTCCATACTCCACAAGTTTGCGGTATCTCCTTCGGCTAAGATTATtgtgtcgtccgcaaattgtaATATGTCCACCTCCTTATCGTCTTTGATCTTGAAACTACGAAATTCCCCACTTTGCTTTGATTTCTTCAATAAATCCGTCAGCGCCTCCatgaataaaacaaacaaaaaaggagATAACGAGTCTCCTTCCCTAAGACCTTTCTCGACTAAAAAGTCCTTCGTAGCACTACCGTTGATGAGAACGGGTAAAGAATTGGTAAAGATACTACTGCCCATCCATCTCATCCAACGATCACCAAAACCCATCCTTCTTAAGACAAATCTCACAAAATTCCAACTAACTCTTTCATAGGCTTTTTCAAAGTCAATCTTCGACGCTGCACAAcctctc encodes:
- the LOC131654787 gene encoding uncharacterized mitochondrial protein AtMg01250-like is translated as MGFGDRWMRWMGSSIFTNSLPVLINGSATKDFLVEKGLREGDSLSPFLFVLFMEALTDLLKKSKQSGEFRSFKIKDDKEVDILQFADDTIILAEGDTANLWSMESIFRGFELMSRSWINFYKSNVYGVNVGDWYMEAASTFLSCKVGCLPFKFLGVGVGGDLRKIAMWKDLLMMLKRRLAVWRGKHLNMAGRVVLINSFLNAIPIYSLSFYKDPKKGVE